One Aquisediminimonas profunda genomic region harbors:
- a CDS encoding sulfotransferase — protein MADYSVADQILHRLALGLPFLAEAVHDIERATFLKSAPRNEGNHVFVCGLARSGTTILMREIYATAQFGSLTYADMPFVLAPNLWAKLSNNHGKQSQKSERAHGDGIDVDNQSPEALDEVYWRIFDGPTYVGTDALMPHTPSKELIAGYEDLIRLVLRKTGKTRYLSKNNNNILRIGSLSAAMPEAHFLIPVRHPLDQAQSLWKQHRRFLDAPRFTQSYMTWLGHHEFGATHRPFRFSSIITGDPNGIDYWLRNWISAYAALARVEEDAKNMVFVPFEDLNSKPAVWQAVAERIAIRNGPAVELREINHATESSPDPLLLAEAKSIYDNLRSRGLSSLGLMTG, from the coding sequence GTGGCTGACTATTCGGTCGCCGATCAGATATTGCATCGCCTTGCATTGGGCTTGCCATTTCTTGCTGAAGCTGTGCACGATATTGAACGAGCAACATTCCTCAAATCGGCTCCGAGGAATGAAGGAAATCATGTTTTTGTCTGCGGGCTTGCACGCTCTGGTACAACAATCCTCATGCGCGAAATATACGCGACCGCCCAATTTGGATCTTTGACTTATGCCGATATGCCATTTGTTCTGGCGCCAAATCTTTGGGCGAAGTTGTCCAACAACCACGGCAAACAGAGCCAAAAGTCGGAACGGGCGCATGGTGACGGCATAGACGTTGACAACCAGAGCCCTGAGGCACTGGACGAAGTTTATTGGCGTATATTTGACGGTCCCACCTACGTTGGCACCGATGCTCTAATGCCGCACACTCCAAGCAAGGAATTGATTGCAGGCTATGAGGATCTTATCCGGCTTGTGCTTCGAAAAACCGGCAAGACACGATATTTGTCAAAAAACAACAACAACATTCTGAGAATTGGATCGCTGTCGGCAGCCATGCCAGAAGCTCATTTTTTGATACCTGTGCGCCATCCCTTGGATCAGGCGCAGAGCCTCTGGAAGCAGCACAGGAGATTTTTGGATGCTCCCCGGTTTACGCAAAGCTACATGACTTGGCTTGGTCACCATGAATTCGGAGCCACCCATCGGCCGTTTCGCTTTTCTTCAATCATCACCGGTGACCCGAATGGCATCGATTATTGGCTCCGCAACTGGATTTCGGCCTACGCCGCATTGGCCAGAGTCGAGGAAGACGCCAAGAATATGGTCTTCGTTCCGTTCGAGGATCTTAACAGCAAGCCTGCGGTTTGGCAGGCCGTGGCAGAACGCATCGCAATCAGAAATGGCCCGGCCGTGGAATTGCGCGAAATCAATCATGCTACGGAATCTTCGCCCGATCCTTTGCTACTGGCTGAGGCAAAATCGATTTATGACAACCTCAGATCACGAGGGCTGTCGAGCCTTGGGCTAATGACAGGTTAG